Proteins co-encoded in one Medicago truncatula cultivar Jemalong A17 chromosome 8, MtrunA17r5.0-ANR, whole genome shotgun sequence genomic window:
- the LOC120577756 gene encoding uncharacterized protein encodes MADSSNEVQTNIYRHLQPIISERLLTPEQADTIVKFISTDYPVRRAIRISSITQASAYTNLYLLLEFLRKNSPISIVDEHVSDLFHTLVVGLCWHFEGSWFDKLLEFSHEIKSVRDLGFMETLEGRKKHLTISDSQRFNPKRKGQSNEALKAKKAFQDRDDGRVEELEIFENKVSHIDPELRRVCAELKTVREARAKLASLEFDIFSPTIILEKAVTSGVKVKDETS; translated from the exons ATGGCTGATAGCTCCAACGAAGTTCAGACAAACATCTACCGCCACCTTCAACCTATCATCTCCGAACGTCTTCTAACACCGGAACAGGCTGATACTATCGTCAAGTTCATCTCCACTGACTACCCCGTTAGGCGTGCAATTCGTATTTCCTCTATCACTCAAGCCTCAGCATATACAAATCTTTATCTGTTGCTGGAGTTTTTACGCAAGAATTCTCCTATCTCCATCGTCGATGAGCATGTCTCCGATCTGTTTCATACGTTGGTTGTAGGGCTGTGTTGGCATTTTGAAGGATCGTGGTTTGATAAACTGTTGGAATTCTCTCATGAGATTAAGAGCGTTCGGGACTTAGGTTTCATGGAAACCCTAGAGGGTAGGAAGAAACATCTCACTATTTCTGATTCTCAACGATTTAATCCGAAAAGGAAGGGACAATCAAATGAAGCCTTGAAAGCCAAAAAAG CTTTTCAAGATCGTGATGATGGTCGGGTTGAAGAATTGGAGATATTTGAGAACAAGGTTAGCCATATTGATCCCGAGCTTAGGCGGGTTTGTGCAGAGTTGAAGACTGTTCGGGAGGCCAGAGCCAAATTAGCTTCCTTGGAGTTCGACATTTTTTCTCCCACCATTATTCTGGAGAAAGCTGTTACAAG TGGTGTGAAAGTGAAGGACGAAACAAGTTGA
- the LOC11410303 gene encoding uncharacterized abhydrolase domain-containing protein DDB_G0269086, protein MKIQNAKFVLLVLCLAVCVELCRPDDAVDNAKEKAGEVVDDATEKSETFARWAYDKISEHFGTKEEMEISQNVKLQAADAASKVTDSGKKYAAAAADQASRTAANAASATGGTKQQNPKAQEVGGNKANVAKDKENGASGEAKKQKPKASDPVGDKANAAKDKENSASGEAKKQKPKASDIKEKVKEAVEHGKAKASGAYGAAKKQSPKAPEAGGNKANVAKDKENSASSEAKKQKSKASDAVGDKANNAKDKENSASGEAKKQKPKASDAAGGKANVAKDKENSASGEAKKQKPKASDATADKANNAKDKENNASGKAKKQKPKASDAAGNKANNAKDKENSASSEAKKQKPKASGAAGDKANNAKDKEKSASGEAKKQKPKASDAAGNKANVAKDKENSAAGGTKHRNPKAPEVGGNKANVAKDKENNASGEAKKEKSKASGAVGDKTNVAKDKESGASGEAKKEKPKALGAVGEKTNVAKDKESGASGEAKKEKPKASGAVGDKTNVAKDKESGASGEAKKEKPKASGGVGDKTNVAKDKESGASGEAKKEKPKASDAAGDKANAAKDAPKKTATPEKPKTQ, encoded by the exons atgaagatacaaaatgcaaaatttgttttgttggtGTTATGTCTTGCCGTATGTGTAGAGCTGTGTAGACCAGACGACGCGGTTGACAATGCCAAAGAAAAAGCTGGAGAGGTAGTCGATGATGCCACTGAAAAATCCGAGACTTTTGCTCGATGGGCTTATGATAAGATTTCTGA ACATTTCGGCACAAAAGAGGAAATGGAAATATCACAAAATGTAAAGTTACAAGCTGCAGATGCTGCCTCAAAGGTCACAGATTCAGGGAAAAAATATGCAGCAG CCGCAGCTGATCAGGCTTCAAGAACGGCTGCCAATGCAGCTAGTGCAACTGGTGGAACCAAGCAACAGAATCCCAAGGCCCAGGAAGTAGGTGGAAATAAAGCTAATGTTGctaaagataaagaaaatggTGCATCCGGTGAAGCCAAGAAACAAAAGCCTAAGGCCTCGGATCCAGTTGGAGATAAAGCTAATGCTGctaaagataaagaaaatagtGCATCTGGTGAAGCCAAGAAACAAAAGCCTAAGGCCTCTGATATTaaagagaaagtaaaagaaGCAGTTGAACACGGAAAAGCTAAAGCAAGCGGTGCATATGGTGCAGCCAAGAAACAAAGTCCAAAGGCCCCGGAAGCAGGTGGAAATAAAGCTAATGTTGctaaagataaagaaaatagtGCATCCAGTGAAGCCAAGAAACAAAAGTCGAAGGCCTCGGATGCAGTTGGAGATAAAGCCAATAATGctaaagataaagaaaatagtGCATCTGGTGAAGCCAAGAAACAAAAGCCGAAGGCCTCAGATGCCGCTGGAGGTAAAGCCAATGTTGctaaagataaagaaaatagtGCATCCGGTGAAGCCAAGAAACAAAAGCCCAAGGCCTCAGATGCAACTGCAGATAAAGCCAATAATGctaaagataaagaaaacaatgcATCCGGTAAAGCCAAGAAACAAAAGCCCAAGGCCTCAGATGCAGCTGGAAATAAAGCCAATAATGctaaagataaagaaaacagTGCATCTAGTGAAGCCAAGAAACAAAAGCCCAAGGCCTCAGGTGCAGCTGGAGATAAAGCCAATAATGCTAAAGATAAAGAAAAGAGTGCATCCGGTGAAGCCAAGAAACAAAAGCCAAAGGCCTCAGATGCAGCTGGAAATAAAGCCAATGTTGctaaagataaagaaaatagtGCAGCTGGTGGAACCAAGCACCGAAATCCTAAGGCCCCGGAAGTAGGTGGAAATAAAGCTAATGTTGctaaagataaagaaaataatgcatCTGGTGAAGCCAAGAAAGAAAAGTCCAAGGCCTCGGGTGCAGTTGGAGATAAGACCAATGTTGCTAAAGATAAAGAAAGTGGTGCATCTGGTGAAGCCAAGAAAGAAAAGCCCAAGGCCTTGGGTGCAGTTGGAGAAAAGACCAATGTTGCTAAAGATAAAGAAAGTGGTGCATCTGGTGAAGCCAAGAAAGAAAAGCCCAAGGCCTCGGGTGCAGTTGGAGATAAGACCAATGTTGCTAAAGATAAAGAAAGTGGTGCATCTGGTGAAGCCAAGAAAGAAAAGCCCAAGGCCTCGGGTGGAGTTGGAGATAAGACCAATGTTGCTAAAGATAAAGAAAGTGGTGCATCTGGGGAAGCCAAGAAAGAAAAGCCCAAGGCCTCGGATGCAGCTGGAGATAAAGCTAATGCTGCTAAAGATGCACCAAAGAAAACTGCAACTCCTGAAAAGCCCAAGACTCAGTAG